From the Streptomonospora nanhaiensis genome, the window ACGCGGGAGCTGGTCGAGATCCGGGCCAGCCAGATCAACGGCTGCGGCTTCTGCGTGGACATGCACACCAAGGACGCCGCCCACGCGGGGGAGTCCGCGCTGCGCCTGAACCTGGTCGCGGCCTGGCGGGAGGCCACGGTGTTCACCGAGGCCGAGCGGGCCGCCCTGGAGCTGGCGGAGCAGGGCACCCGCATCGCCGACGCGGGCGGCGGGGTCACCGACGAGGCGTGGGCGAAGGCCGCCGAGCACTACGACGAGGACCAGTTGGCCGCGCTGGTGTCCCTGATCGCCCTGATCAACGCCTTCAACCGGCTCAACGTCATCGTCCGCCGGCCCGCCGGCGACTACCGGCCCGGCCAGTTCGACTAGCCGGAGCCGGGCGGGGCCGCGCGGCCGGTCCCGCCCGGCTCGACCGCCGACCCGTACGCGGCCGGGGCCGTCACGGCGGGGGAGCGGCGCCCGCCCGGTCGCGGGGCACGGCGGCCACCGCCGCCGCGCAGAACGCCGCCGCGACCGCGAACACCGCGTCCAGGCCGTCCAGGGCGGTGATCACCACCCCCATGAGCAGCGGCGTCACGGTCGTGCTCACGGCCTGGAGGGAGTTCTGCGCCGCCATCGCCCGCCCGGCCCAGGCCAGTCCGGCCGTCTCGGCGACGGCGGTGAAGGTCAGCCCGTTGTGGCTCATCGACAGCACCAGGCAGGCGAGCAGCAGCGGTACCGCCGCCCACGGCAGCACGGCCGAGGACACCGTCAGCCCCAGCAGCGCCGCCCCCGACACCACCGCCACGATCCGCACCGGCCGCAGCCGGCTGCCCAGCCGGTCCGACCACAGGCCCAGCAGCAGGCGGCTCAGCGCGCCGGGCACCTGCGTGGCGGCGATGACGGCCCCGGCGGTGGGCGCGCTCCAGCCGTGCTCGGTGACCAGGTAGACCAGCGCGTAGGTCATGACGGTGAACTGCGGGACGCCCAGCAGCATGCTGACCCCGTGGACCCGCCAGATGGCGGCGTGCCGGTAGGGGGAGGCGGCCGGACGCGGGGCGGTGCCCGCGCCCGGCGCGTCGGCAGCGGAGTCGGCGGGGGACGCGGGGGAGGAGCCGACGCCGCCGGAGGGCGCCCGCGAGGGCGGATCGGCTCCGGGGGCGCCCGTGTACAGCAGTACCGGCGGCACCATGGCCACGGCCAGGGCGGCGGGCAGCAGCATCGCCGCGACGAACCCCCAGTGCTCGGCCGCCAGCGGCATCAGCGCCGCCGAAGCACCGATGCCCAACGGCTGGGCGGCCTGCCGGATCCCCATGGCCAGCCCGCGCTGCCGCGCGGAGAACCACGCCAGCACCAGCCGCCCGCTGGCCGCGTTCACCGGCCCGCCGGCCGCCCCGACCAGGGTGAGCACCGCGCCCGCGCCCCACGGGCCGTCGACGGCGCCGAGCAGCAGCAGGGCAAGGGCGGTCAGCAGCAGGCTGGCCGCCATGGTGAAGCGCTCGCCGTAGCGGTCGATCACCACCCCCCAGCCGAGCAGGGTGGCCAGCAGCCCCAGACTGGGCAGCCCGGCCAGGGTGCCGGCCTGGGCGATGGTCAGCCCGTAGGCGGCACGCAGCTCGGGCAGGACGAAGGGCACCCCGAACAGCGCCGACACACTCGCGATCTGCGCGGCGATCCCGATACAGAGGATGACCCAACGTCTGTGCTCGCCCACGCGGCCAGGTTAGTCAACACCGTTGACCGGCCCCACGCAGGGGCGGGCGCGGGCGGGTCACTCCGCGGCCTCGAAGTAGCGGACGTAGGCGTTTCCCTTGGTCTTCCAGAACCCGAAGATGTACTCGTTGGACCAACCGTGGTTTTTGCGCATCCGGGGAATGGCCCTGGCCATCTGGGGGTCGTCGGTGGTCAGTGAACCGTCGTCGTGAAGCGTCAGGAACGGCCGGGTCTCGCGCGTGCGCCGGTCCTGCATGTACAGCACGCGCATGGCGCCTCCGTGTGTGCTCCGCCGGGTCACGCCGGGGCGGCGGGCTCCAGGTGGGCGGTGAGGAAGGCGCGCTCCTCGGTGCTGAGGCGGCGCGGCGCCTGCTTGGCGGTGTCGTAGCCGACCAGCACGCTCATGGCGCGGGCGTAGACGTGGTCGTCGTCGCGGATCTCGTAGGCCAGGCGGAAGCTGGCGGTGCGGACCTCGGTCACCCAGGTCTCCACCCGGACGGGGTCGCGGCGCAGCAGGATCGGCTTGAGGTAGTCGATCTCGTGGCGGGCCACGACCAGGCCGCCCAGGCGGGTGTGCGACTCCTCGGGGACGTCCCACCGCAGGAACGCGATGCGGGCGTCCTCAAGGTAGGTGAGCATCCGGACGTTGTTGACGTGGTTGAGCGGGTCCAGGTCGGCGAACCGCACGTGCGCCCAGTAGACGTGCCGCCGCGACTCCCCGGCCCCCGCCCGCGCGGCCTCGGCCGTGGTGACTGCCTCCACCTGGAACCCCTCCTCCTCGCGACGCGGACGGCCCCACGCTACCGGCCGCGGATTCGGACGGGGTTCGGCAAGTCCGGGGTCGGCGGCGCGACGCCGGTCACATCAGCGGGCGGGATCGGCGGAGAAAAGGTCAGTTGCCGTTGGCCTTCGCGATGGCCTCGGCCTCCAGGGCGGCGGCCAGGCGGCGGCGCAGCCAGTCGGGTGTGGC encodes:
- a CDS encoding carboxymuconolactone decarboxylase family protein; translation: MEARLDLAGSPVAGKALKHFIAANTALAGSTLPRATRELVEIRASQINGCGFCVDMHTKDAAHAGESALRLNLVAAWREATVFTEAERAALELAEQGTRIADAGGGVTDEAWAKAAEHYDEDQLAALVSLIALINAFNRLNVIVRRPAGDYRPGQFD
- a CDS encoding MFS transporter, whose protein sequence is MGEHRRWVILCIGIAAQIASVSALFGVPFVLPELRAAYGLTIAQAGTLAGLPSLGLLATLLGWGVVIDRYGERFTMAASLLLTALALLLLGAVDGPWGAGAVLTLVGAAGGPVNAASGRLVLAWFSARQRGLAMGIRQAAQPLGIGASAALMPLAAEHWGFVAAMLLPAALAVAMVPPVLLYTGAPGADPPSRAPSGGVGSSPASPADSAADAPGAGTAPRPAASPYRHAAIWRVHGVSMLLGVPQFTVMTYALVYLVTEHGWSAPTAGAVIAATQVPGALSRLLLGLWSDRLGSRLRPVRIVAVVSGAALLGLTVSSAVLPWAAVPLLLACLVLSMSHNGLTFTAVAETAGLAWAGRAMAAQNSLQAVSTTVTPLLMGVVITALDGLDAVFAVAAAFCAAAVAAVPRDRAGAAPPP
- a CDS encoding acyl-CoA thioesterase; protein product: MEAVTTAEAARAGAGESRRHVYWAHVRFADLDPLNHVNNVRMLTYLEDARIAFLRWDVPEESHTRLGGLVVARHEIDYLKPILLRRDPVRVETWVTEVRTASFRLAYEIRDDDHVYARAMSVLVGYDTAKQAPRRLSTEERAFLTAHLEPAAPA